One Cyclopterus lumpus isolate fCycLum1 chromosome 7, fCycLum1.pri, whole genome shotgun sequence DNA window includes the following coding sequences:
- the rpl10 gene encoding 60S ribosomal protein L10 has protein sequence MGRRPARCYRYCKNKPYPKSRFCRGVPDPKIRIFDLGRKKAKVDEFPLCGHMVSDEYEQLSSEALEAARICANKYMVKTCGKDGFHIRMRLHPFHVIRINKMLSCAGADRLQTGMRGAFGKPQGTVARVHIGQVIMSVRTKAQNKEHVVEALRRAKFKFPGRQKIHISKKYGFTKFNASEFDDMMAEKRLISDGCGVKYIPSRGPLTRWKALHAN, from the exons ATGGGCCGCCGACCAGCCCGATG CTATCGTTACTGCAAGAACAAACCCTACCCAAAGTCTCGCTTCTGCAGGGGTGTGCCTG ATCCCAAGATCAGGATCTTTGACTTGGGGAGGAAGAAGGCCAAGGTAGATGAGTTCCCCCTGTGTGGCCACATGGTCTCTGATGAGTATGAACAGCTGTCTTCTGAAG CTCTGGAGGCTGCTCGTATCTGTGCCAACAAGTACATGGTGAAGACCTGCGGTAAGGATGGATTCCACATCCGCATGCGTCTGCATCCCTTCCATGTGATCCGCATCAACAAAATGTTGTCCTGTGCTGGAGCTGATAG GCTCCAGACTGGAATGCGTGGGGCTTTCGGTAAACCCCAGGGCACCGTGGCCCGTGTGCACATTGGTCAGGTGATCATGTCTGTACGCACCAAGGCTCAGAACAAGGAGCATGTGGTGGAGGCTCTGCGCAGAGCCAAGTTCAAGTTCCCGGGGCGCCAGAAG ATCCATATTTCCAAGAAATACGGCTTCACCAAGTTCAACGCCTCTGAATTTGACGACATGATGGCTGAGAAGCGTCTGATCTCCGACGGCTGTGGCGTGAAGTACATCCCCAGCAGAGGCCCCCTGACCCGCTGGAAGGCTCTGCACGCCAACTAG